One genomic window of Desulfobulbaceae bacterium includes the following:
- a CDS encoding twin-arginine translocase subunit TatC, whose translation MDELKQQALTEHLAELRQCLIASIIAVLIGFGVSYGFVKELGHWFLKPLFDVLPPGSTLVFTSYQEAFFLT comes from the coding sequence ATGGATGAACTGAAACAACAAGCGCTTACCGAGCATCTGGCCGAACTGCGCCAGTGCCTGATTGCGTCGATAATAGCGGTACTTATCGGCTTTGGTGTCAGTTATGGGTTTGTGAAAGAGCTTGGGCACTGGTTTTTGAAGCCGTTGTTCGATGTCCTGCCGCCAGGCTCGACCTTGGTGTTTACTTCGTACCAGGAGGCTTTTTTTTTAACCTGA
- the tatC gene encoding twin-arginine translocase subunit TatC yields the protein MVSGVLLASPVIFLQIWRFVAPGLYRHEKKVVIPFSILSSLCFLGGAAFGYFVVFPPAFKFLTSYTTEYLTPMPAVKEYFSLSLRLLIAFAVIFELPVFMVLLGKIGLVNTAFLRKHRKYAILLAFVIAAILTPTPDVVNQLMMAIPLVVLYEISIVAVGIFGRKVLPDFAEGKAEPEETEE from the coding sequence CTGGTCAGTGGAGTTCTTCTTGCCAGCCCGGTAATTTTTCTGCAAATATGGCGTTTTGTAGCCCCGGGCCTCTATCGCCACGAAAAAAAAGTAGTTATCCCTTTTTCAATTCTTTCTTCGTTATGTTTCCTTGGAGGTGCTGCCTTTGGCTATTTTGTTGTTTTCCCTCCTGCCTTTAAATTTCTGACCAGCTATACAACTGAATACCTGACTCCCATGCCGGCGGTGAAGGAGTATTTTTCTTTAAGCCTGCGCCTGTTAATAGCCTTTGCGGTAATCTTTGAGCTGCCGGTTTTTATGGTGTTGCTTGGCAAGATTGGCCTGGTCAATACGGCCTTTTTAAGGAAACATCGTAAATACGCAATACTACTTGCCTTTGTTATTGCCGCGATCCTTACTCCCACACCGGATGTGGTTAATCAGTTGATGATGGCCATTCCGCTGGTTGTTCTCTATGAGATCAGTATCGTGGCTGTTGGGATTTTTGGGCGCAAAGTGCTGCCGGATTTTGCAGAAGGAAAGGCTGAGCCGGAAGAGACTGAAGAGTAG
- the ung gene encoding uracil-DNA glycosylase: MSLWEETIPLMRAGFHKALKIEAYGKASQGRKVYPPPELVFNSMQQTAFDDVRVVILGQDPYINEHNGISEAHGLCFSVREGIPVPPSLKNIFKEIQASIYPNEPQEFSSDLTRWARQGVLLLNSSLSVVARSSNSHASLGWQELTDNIIETISSKREHVVFMLWGAFAQKKTQLIDQKKHCILKTSHPSPLSAHRGFLGSGVFVKCNTYLAQHGYNTIVW, from the coding sequence GTGTCACTTTGGGAAGAGACAATACCATTAATGAGGGCGGGGTTTCACAAGGCCTTGAAGATTGAGGCATATGGGAAAGCCTCACAAGGCAGAAAAGTATATCCGCCGCCGGAGCTGGTATTCAACTCCATGCAACAAACTGCCTTCGATGACGTTCGGGTGGTGATACTCGGCCAAGACCCATATATAAATGAGCATAACGGAATTTCTGAAGCACATGGCTTGTGTTTTTCGGTACGTGAAGGCATTCCAGTGCCCCCATCACTAAAGAACATTTTCAAAGAAATTCAGGCCAGCATATATCCCAATGAGCCTCAGGAATTCTCTTCGGACCTGACCAGGTGGGCCAGGCAGGGCGTGCTGCTCCTCAACTCCAGTCTTTCCGTTGTGGCCAGAAGCTCTAACTCCCATGCGAGCCTTGGCTGGCAAGAACTTACGGATAATATTATTGAGACGATTTCAAGCAAAAGGGAGCATGTCGTTTTCATGCTCTGGGGGGCCTTTGCCCAGAAGAAAACCCAACTCATCGACCAGAAGAAACACTGCATCCTTAAAACCAGTCACCCATCGCCCCTTTCTGCTCATCGCGGCTTCCTGGGCTCGGGTGTCTTTGTCAAATGCAACACCTACCTTGCGCAACACGGGTACAATACAATCGTTTGGTGA